Below is a window of Aedes aegypti strain LVP_AGWG unplaced genomic scaffold, AaegL5.0 Primary Assembly AGWG_AaegL5_hic_scaff_435_PBJ_arrow, whole genome shotgun sequence DNA.
GAAGCACGTTAAACATAGTGTAGATCCATGATTTCTCTACTTTGCATTGCAACTTATTGATATCCACCTCGGATAGTTGAGCTCCTCTTAGGGAGGCTGGTTTTGCACATGTTGCCATCGTAGTGAAAGACGTTTCTTTCAACCATCGAATTTGACAGTCACAATTTAGAGGGGTTCCTGTGAGATCTAGCGTTTTAAGTTGCTCGAAAGCAAATTGGAGAGATGAGTTCAGCGTTCGTACGTTAGTTCCTTTCAGAATCAGTTCCTCCAATACGGTGTCGGTTTCGTTCAGCActacattttttccaaaaacatgtgGATCTATCATGGATAGATTTCGTGATCCTTGCAAATTAAGATGTGTCAACCGAGGAAGTCCAAATAGTGCATATTCATCTAGTCTGTAGAGATTGGGCATATCTTCCATGGTTAAACTTTGAAGGTTGGATAAATGAGGTAGGAAGTTTGCTGACATCAATCGAATAGGATTGTTGCTGATATCAAGGTGAGAAAgcgctcttggaagtttttgaaTCTGTGTTAGCTGATTAGAGCTAAGAATGATGTGATCTAAACCAACTCCATTGGAGAGATCTATCTGAACGAGGCTACAGTTTTCAAGCTCTATAATGCTTAATCTGGGTGTAACGCCGAGCTTTAAGAAAATATCATTTTctgatttgttgaaaaattcaccCAAAGGATTGTTCGACAGCACCAAATGTTCCAAATGGTTAAACGGAGAGAACGCATTGGGCTGAatcgttttgatttgattttcagCTAGGTTCAGTTTGCGAAGTATTTTCAATCCTTCAAATGCATTGCTGTTGATAAGCGCGATTTCATTTTCACTTAAATCCAGCTCCACCAGGCTGGAAATATTGACAAAGTTCTTATCTTGCAAAGTTGTTATCTTGTTGTTGCGCATACTAAGATATTTCAATTTATCACCGCTGAAGTTTGGAATCGACGTGAACTTATTGTACGAGAAATCCAATCTGATGGTTGCTTGCGGTAAAACTTCTGCCTGGAAAATGTCATTTTGTAGGTGATGATCCTGGCAGCTAATAACTACCACTGGGATTCCCCATGGAGGCGAATTTTCCACATCACAGTCACAATACTTGCCACCAGCATCGTCGGTTGGATCTATTAGCGGTTTATCAAAGTTACACAACTTAGTCATCATAGCACCGGTGTCATCTTCCTGTGCCTGTGCGATCACAGCACAGGCAGTCAGAATATTAATTAGAAAGCACAATTTTCCGAACGTAATTTTAGCCATGCTCTTTTTCTCTGGTAATTTTACCCCTCTTTGTTAGGTTGGTTTCCCTTTTCTGAGCACCACAATGATACGAGTTTTCCTCAATATATTTATACCTTCCTTATCAGTTTATGTTGATCACaagtttaattttaattaaaattatcattCCTCATCAAATATTTAAGCTCACAACGTTTTCCACTTTTCACAGCTGCTGAATGTACCTTCTTCCTGGATTTTTTTCCCTTTTCTGGAAGCTTCCTTCTCCAGAGAGGTAGAGTTTTTAATTAGTATGAATCAACCATTAATTAACTGCCGGTCTTTCCCTTCCGCCTAGTGACATCGACTGCTCTGGGGCTTCTGGCATTCCAATCGTACGAGGGAATGTCCTTCACACGCATAATTTTCTTTTCACAGATAATCTGAAGCAGCTCCTATAGTAACCCTCTTTCCAACAAATAGTCAGGCAAATAACTTCTGTGCATTCGATTCCTTTAGCTTTTCTCGCTTTAGTGCAAAATGATTTCCGGCTTCTCGGAAGTGTGGTTCAATCAACAGTATTATTTTATATGCGTATCTATACTGGTACCTCTTCTTTGATTCTCAATCGAATTGTTGTGAGTTCCAAAGTTTAGATTACTTTTCAGATTTGGAGCACGGAAATTGAATCAATCAGACTACCTTCTACGGAACGCTCCACTGACTGCTATAGGTGATGCATTTTGCGTTATCGGGGAGGCTACATTCAGTCACAATATCAGGGAGAGAGAGTGTTTACCAACTGATAACAAAAACCGCTAAATAGATAAGCTTACGGTGCTGCTTGAAATCAGCTCGTGACGTTTCGGAACGTAATCGAATTGTATTACGTTTCTGGGAACGGCATGAGCAATTGCTCCTGGAAATCTACCGTTTAGTTCGCCAGGTGTGACGTTAGGCATAGTTATCTCTGTTTATAGCATAACTTTAGAACTGTTACGTATGCGTTTGAACTGTATCTGCACAAAGATATGTTTTTTATACAGAgatgtaatatttttaaaaattatcaatttcattttcatcaCTATTGAAACCATGAAGCTTCTATACCGATGGCATCAGTGGTGACGCATGGTAGCTTATTATTTTACAAGCGATTTCAATTACAGCTAGGGTTGATGTATTAATTATAGATACAATATGTCGACATTATAGGGTAAAATAAGATTTCAGTTATGTTTCTAATACGTAagcataatatcaaaatttgtttttgacaaTTCGAAGAGtcatcaaaactttgaagaataaCAGAAACGGTTTATGGTAAATTAAAGTACTGAAAAAGATCATACTTAAAGGAAATAATCAAAAATGATGGACTGAAATTCAGGTGTACATACTTTCAGATAAGCTGAGAAGTATGCTCTGTCCCACTTGAGACGTAAAGGATGAAAGTTAAATAATTATGGGAAAATTGCTCCAATGATAATGATTTATGCAGGTAATCTGATTCTTAATGCAACCAAAGAGAGTGAGTTACCGATCAACGAtctgggcgctattcaaaaagcgcatgaaatcgacaatggggcccagatagccgtagcggtaaacgcgcagctattcagttagaccaagctgagggtcgtgggttcgaatcccaccggtcgaggatcttttcgggttggaaattttctcgacttcccagggcataagatactctatgccacacctgccacacgatatacgaatgcaaaaatgatctttgtaaagtaagctctcagttaataactgtggaagtgctcataagaacactaagctgagcagcaggctcagtcccagtggggacgtaaggccagaaagaagaagatgaaatcgACAAAGTCCAAAATTGTGGCTGATAGGCGGAACTGAACGCGATAGGGCCCGCCTtcgaagcagtgtcacgatagatggggataccccaggtaacaatttgaagctgctcaaacgcttttatagctaattcaattcagcctttgtttgaacaaaagctgtcCATAGCCTGCATTCACTGTTGTTCAGCAattaaacatctaattctggcgattttattcagccttaagcttaattgaagctATATAGAAGGCTGAATAAAGGTCTAGCATGCGCTTATTCAGGCCTCTTTCAATAAccataattctatttttagaacagatggcaaccttcgaaagcttaacgatcgcttattcatccattattcaacaattacccaaaaaaaaaaaaaaataaaaagtatttacAGGTTTACAGTTTTGGGTTTTATCaacgcaactaacaatttcaaacacatagtGTAGAAAAGTGCTGGAATTTAAAGATGAAGATTAGTAAATATGTGCCATTGAGATTTGAACTGGGAATCGCTGATTTATAATcacttaccttgacatctgctccacatgagactgtgtgaacatcatcaacagcaagggactaacatattattttgtctgaataagggctattttaaaggctgcattgaggctgaagaagtgataacagcgctatgcaaaaacacttgagttagctgtcaaagtgtgttgtgattttgtttcaaaatagaatcctcggtaatttttaa
It encodes the following:
- the LOC5575338 gene encoding leucine-rich repeat neuronal protein 1, with amino-acid sequence MAKITFGKLCFLINILTACAVIAQAQEDDTGAMMTKLCNFDKPLIDPTDDAGGKYCDCDVENSPPWGIPVVVISCQDHHLQNDIFQAEVLPQATIRLDFSYNKFTSIPNFSGDKLKYLSMRNNKITTLQDKNFVNISSLVELDLSENEIALINSNAFEGLKILRKLNLAENQIKTIQPNAFSPFNHLEHLVLSNNPLGEFFNKSENDIFLKLGVTPRLSIIELENCSLVQIDLSNGVGLDHIILSSNQLTQIQKLPRALSHLDISNNPIRLMSANFLPHLSNLQSLTMEDMPNLYRLDEYALFGLPRLTHLNLQGSRNLSMIDPHVFGKNVVLNETDTVLEELILKGTNVRTLNSSLQFAFEQLKTLDLTGTPLNCDCQIRWLKETSFTTMATCAKPASLRGAQLSEVDINKLQCKVEKSWIYTMFNVLLIILLIVLVIAAVYLVYIAIRPRQQVQLRKVGANSPYARVTIEPNQAENL